The Sulfitobacter sp. SK011 genome contains the following window.
GCCGCTTTGATGTCGCGGTGCGCCTGCACAGCCAAAAGCGAATGCCCCCCCAGCGCAAAGAAACTGTCCGCGCCGCCGATGTCAGACACGCCAAGTATCGCGGACCAGACGGCAGCAATTTTGGCCTGCGTCCCGCTGGCAGGTGTCGGCGCAGCCACCAAACCTGCTGGTTTTCGCGTTTCCGGGGCCGGCAATGCCTTTCGGTCGATTTTCCTGTTTGGCGTCAGCGGCATGGCATCAAGCGTCACAATGGCACTTGGCACCATGATATCTGGCAAAACTTGCGCCAGTTGCACCCGTGTCGCATCGCTATTCAAATGGGTCTCTGCGGTTACATAGCCCACCAATTGCGCGCCGCCGGGTGCAGCGCGGGCAATGACAACCGCTTGGGTGACACCTTCAATTTCGGACAGACGGGCTTCGATCTCGCCCAGCTCAATCCGGTGGCCGCGTATCTTGATCTGCGCATCGGCACGGCCATGGAACTGCAGAACGCCATTGGCATCCCACGCCGCAATGTCGCCCGTCCGGTAAAGCGTTCCGGCCCCAAACGGATTGCGGAAAAAACGTTCTTTGGTCATCGCGTCCCTGCGCCAATACCCCTGCGCAACACCATCACCCCCAATCCACAATTCCCCTTGCGTACCAATCGGTTGCGGGCGCATCTTTTCGTCAAGGATGAACACTTGCGTGTTGGCAATTGGCGTCCCGATTGCGGCGATGTCACCGGGCACTGCGTCCAACATTTGCGTTGTGGACCAGATCGTCGTTTCGGTCGGCCCATACATATTCTGGATCGTCGCACCCGTGCAGTCACGCAAGGCGTGCACCAATGATCCCGGCAACGCCTCCCCCCCCACCATCAGGTGCTTGACGCGCGCCAAGGCATTCTGTGCCTCATCATTCGTGACCAACATTTGCGCCATCGACGGCGTGCATTGCAGGTGGCTCACGCCGTGCCGCACAATCTGCGCGGCAAGCGAGAAATCATCGTCGGCCAGCACAGCGGCCTGATTGGACTGTGCCAGAACTTTCGCCAGCGGTTTCAATCCGGCCATCACCGTGTCGGTGGCAATACCATAATCAATCAGGCAGGCGATTTCATCGACACCGATGCGCTTAAGCTGCTGGGCGCGCGCCACGCCGTCAGCCACGGTGCCAAACATGCCACTGTCGTTGAAATAGCGTTGAAAGGCGAACTCAAGGATCGCGTCCATCTCGGCCTCTGACAGCGTGCCCAGATCGACCTCAAACGGGTTGGTCACACCAGCAGGCTTTTTGAACGCGGGAAAGGCCCATGCGTATTGTTTGATCAGGCCCGCGGCAGAGCGCAGATACTCTTTCATCGGTTCGCGCGCCACCTCTTCGGCCCGCGCGCGGGTGTCTGCCAGATAGGTGTGCAACATCACCGTGACTTTGTGATGCGCCGGATCATGCCCGGCCCCACGCAGCGCGTCATGGTAAATCCTGATCTTTTCCGCAACCTCATCCACCGATTGACCCAAAAGGTGGGTCAGCACGTTTGCACCGATCTCGCCCGCCTCTTTCCAGGTCTGGGGGTTGCCCGCGGTCGTCACCCAGATCGGCAGGTCCTTTGAGACGGGCCGTGGCTGTGTGACAACGGCAAAGGGTGTGCCGTCTTTGGTCGGGAACGCCACCGCATCCCCCCGCCAAAGCGCGCGGAGTTGATCTATTGCCGCAAACATTGCGGGTTTGTTGTCCGGTGGCGTGTTTTGAGGGCGCAGCACAAAATCATCGGGCTGCCACCCGCTGGCGATGGCCAGACCAACGCGCCCGTTGGTCAGATTGTCGATCACAGCCCATTCTTCAGCGATGCGGGCGGGATGGTGCAAGGGGGCCACGCAGGACCCTGCCCGCACATCCAGATTTTGCGTCACCGCCGCAACTGCGGCCCCGGTCACCGAAGGGTTCGGATAGGGCCCGCCAAAGGCATGAAAATGCCGCTCGGGCGTCCAGACCGCGTTAAAGCCGTGGGCATCCGCAAATTTCGCACCTTCCAACAACAACTCGTACTTTTTGGGGCCAACGCCGTCATCGTTGCCCCAGTAGAACAGATTGAAGTCAATCTTGCGCTCCGATGTGCTGATCGGGCCGTTCGACACAGCAGTGCGCGCAGCATCCCCCGCCAGAACCAGCTTGAAGCCACGGCCAAGGGTCCAGAAAAGCTCAAGCACCGAAATATCAAATGACAGGCTCGTCACGGCCAACCACGCGGCACCTGCAACATAATCAATGCGGTCGTCCATCCCGGCAAAGAAATTGGCGACATTTCGATGACTGACCATCACCCCCTTGGGCACCCCGGTGGAGCCGGAGGTATAGATCAGATAGGCCATGTCGTCAGGCGAGGCATATGGTGCAGGGTTGTCCACATCTGCCGCGCCAAGTCGGGGGTCTTGATCCAGCTTCAGCACCTTCGCCTGATGGTCGGGCAGCTGATCTGCCAAATCGCTTTGCGTCACGATGATCGGGGCCGCGCTGTCGCTGATATAATGCGCAATGCGGTCTGCCGGATAGGCAGGGTCAAGCGGGACATAGGCACCGCCCGCCTTCAGAATACCCAGCGCGCCAATCATCAAATCGACGCCGCGCACCGTATAAAGGCCAATCGGCTGACCGGGCTTGGCCCCCATATCGCGCAGCACATGCGCAAGCTGATTGGCGCGCGTGTTCAGAGCGGCATAGCTGAGCACCTCAGCCTCAAAGACCAATGCCTCGGCATCCGGTGTCCTGGCGACCTGCGCCTCGAACGCGGCATGGATCGTTGTGGGCTCATAGTCTTTTTGTGTGGCATTCCAGCCCTGCACAAGCTGATGGTTCTCTGCCGGGGGCAAAGCCCAGACGCTGCCGCAAGGCTCGGCTGTTGAAACAGCTGCGAAGGCCGATTGAAACCGCGCAGCAAGCACATCTATGGCCTGGTCGGACAGACGGTTTGCGTCATAGATCAGCTTGGCAACACCGCCTGTAAGGGACACCGTAACGCAGGCATCTGACACCGCATCTTCAGTAAATGCCACTGCAATGTCGGGGCGCTGGCCCGTTTCAATCCTGGGATCGCGCAGCGGCAGATCACAAGCAAAACCCGCAGTGGTTTGCGCGCGGGCCGCTTGCGGCGCAATGCGGGTTGTGCATTCGGCGACACTTGTCACATCGGTGGCGTCAACATTCAGAGGCACCCAGTTTGCCAACCTCCGATCAGGTTGGTCGAGCGCAACACGCAAATCGCCCTTTGTCATCCCCGCACCGCGCAGCGCAACCAATGCGACGGCAACGACTTGATCGGTGACGCTCAGATCGGATGGGCAGATCATAGCCCGTTCTTGCAGGTCAGGTGCCCGGTGTGATGGTTTGGCCAAAGGCACCGGCAACGGCTCCATCTGCTGCAAGGCGCTTTGCCAGTGTTCCTCCTCCTTGGTGATCAGCGGAGCGGCCTTGGGCCTGTCCAGAACATCGCCTACCTCAGCAATCGCCCTTGGATCAACGGCACCGCCGGCCAGATCCGTGAGACCGCGCAGAACAACTGGCTTGGTTGCTGTGCCGATGGTGATCTGATCCGCCAAAACAGTGATGACCGCGCCCGGGGCCGCGGCGTCTTGATCAGAAACTTCAAGCGCCCCAATGCGCAAAATCGCATCACCCAAAACCAGTTTGGCTGTGGTCAATGGGTTCCAATAGGTCCCGAAATCCAACCCCCGAACCAATGCGGAAAGCGCCTCTGCATCGCGGGTGAAATCCAGAATGCCCTCTGGCCGCTGATCTTTTGCGAAATAACTGCGCAAACCAAGGTCCTGTGGGGTGCGGTCAGGCGCGCCACTTTCGAGGTGCTGCAGAACTGTGGCAAAGCTTTCCAACCCCGCGGCGTAGCATTTGGCATTCAGGCTGAACGCCGTTTCATCCGGCGCGATGTCAACGCCGACCTGCGCCAACAGATCGCCTTGGTCCACGCCGCCTTCGATCAGGTGCCAGCTTACGCCATGCGATGTCTCGCCGTTGATGATCGCCCATGCAGGGGTGTTCAGCCCGGCATAGCGGGGCAAAGGGCCATCGTGAAAATTGACCGCACCCTTGACTGGCAGCGCCAGAACGGCATCCGAGATCAAGCGCAGGTTCGCAACGCTCAGCAGCCAGTCCACCTGTACTGCAGCGTCCAGCAGATCATCGGCACGCTTATGAACCGGCACGCTCTGCCCTTCGGCCCAGCGGCGTACTGCAGCGTCCTGTGTCACCACGGCATGCAGAATATGCCCAGCCGCCAACACCAGATCACCACAGGCAATGGTCAGAGATGCGTCGCCCATCAGAATGGCTGAAAACGCCGCAGGCGGGAAACGCGCGGTCATGGTCTGTCCTTCGTTTCGTGACGCGTTGTGGTGCCTACTGTCTCCGCCGGGCCAACCCCAAGGCCATGCCGCAAAAGATCACGTTGGAAATGGGGCGGATCCTGGGGTTTCCGGCCTGAAATGGCGCAGCGCAATTGGTGGATCATCCCACCCGCAAGGCGCGCGGCCCATGCGAGGGCCGCATAGACGCGGCCATGGTTTTTGACAAAATAATGCCGCCGCGAGGCGAACCAATAGCGCGGCATCCGCTGCCATTCTTTCATCCCGGTCGATACCGACCCGATGTGCACAACACAGGCCTGAGGGACATACCAGCATTCCCAATCCGCCCGCGCAGCGCGTTTGCACAGATCAGTTTCCTCAAAATAAAGAAAAAACGTCTCATCAAACGTCCCGATGTCAGCCAGCATTTCAGCGCGCAACAGCATCGACGCCCCCGCAACCCAATCAACGCGGGTGGCTGTCTGTGGCAAAGGCGGTGCCACAACCGCGCGGTGCAACATCTTGGAAATGAACCCGGTCCGCGCCGCGCCTTCAAATTCACCTGCGATTGAGGGAAATCGAAACGCTGTGCAATGAGCGACATCATCGTCCCCACGCACATGGCTGCCCGCAATCCCGGCCTTTGGATGCGCGTTCAGATGCGCCAGCAACGCACCGATACAGCCGCGATCGGTAAAAGCGTCTGAGTTCAGAATATAGAAGAAATCCGGGGTTGAGCCATCTGACATTCCCGCGTGCAGACCGAGGTTATTGCCCGCACCAAATCCGCCGTTGTGATCCGACAAGATCAGCCGCACGCGGCCCCCCGCATCCCAGCCGCGGTCAGTAATGGCGGATTGCAAAACCTCTGCGGACCCATCGTGCGAGGCATTATCGATGATGATCATTTCCGCGCCGCGATCAGGCATGTCCGCCAGCGCCGCCTTGGCGGCGCGCAATGTCATCTGCGCCGTGCGGTAATTGAGCACGATAACCAATAGGCGGATGGGGGTGGCGTCACTCATTGCGCCGCCGTGGCATGCGGCATATCGAGTGTATCATCTGCCTCCAACGCGGCCGCAATCACCTCGCGCAATTCCTGCGCCAAAACGGTGACACAGGGGGCCAAGACCATGGAAACGTGATCACCCGGCACTTCCACGACCTTGATCTGCGGTGCATATTGGCGCCAATCATTGTCTTCAAAGGCATATTCCCGCTCTGCAGTGACCCACCGGCCATTCGACACCTGCCAATGCCGGTCCAGCGGGGGCCGGAACAACGTAAGCGGACCGTTCCATTTGGGCGTCACGTAAGCGCCCGCAGCGGTCAGAAAGGCCTGTTCGATTTTGTGGTTGTTGAACTCGGCACCCGGAGTTTCGGCAACATTCCCCCGTCGCTCTGCACGACATTCCTTTTCCCAGGCTATGCGGTTGCTGACCCATTCAATCAGATACTTTGGGCCTTTCCGACGAAATTCGTGCAGCTTGATCAATGCCTTGTCTTGTCTGTTCAGCGGTGGTCGCACAGGCAAAGGGGTGTCGAGCAGGGCCAGTACGGCCACCTCTTGCCCCCTATCGCGCAGCTGTTGCGCCATTTCATAGGCCGTGATCCCGCCCCCCGAATACCCTGCCAACAGATAAGGTCCCTGCGGTTGCAGCGCCTGAATTTCAGACAGATAATCCGCCGCCGCGTCCCGCATGTCAGTGTGCGGTGCGGTGTCACCAATCAGCCCACGGGCCTGCACCCCATAGACGGGCCGATCGCTGCTGAACGGCATGGCAAGATGGCGCAGGTTCAAAACATTGCCGAACATGCCTGCCACGATGAACAACGGCGGTGCCTGTTTTTGGGACGACTGGTTCAAGGGCACAAGATAGTCGAACTTTTGAACCTGCGTGTCAGTGGCATAACCCTTGCCCGATGTGCCGGCCTCGTCCGTTTGTTCGGCAATAAGCGCCGCGCATTTGGCAATCGTCGGGGCCTCAAACAGGACTGAGATCGGGAAGTCCACCTTGAATTCGCGCTTCACGCTGGCAAAGAGCCGCACAGCGATCAGCGAATGACCACCAAGATCGAAAAAGCTGTCTTCGACCCCAACCGGGCTGACCCCCAAGAGGTTCTGCCACAATTCGGCCAACCGTTCTTCGATGGCGGTGCGGGGTGCAACGAAACTGTCATCAAGATCAGGCCGCTCAAAACTCTGCCCCGCTGCCGCTGATTTCTCGGCCGGTTGATCGGCCTGCGCAATCAACTGATCAAGCGGCATTGATGATACAAATACCTGCGAACGCCCCAAGGCAATCGCCCGGCGCAACGCATCTGGCCCTTCGGATGCACGGATGCCCTGGCTGACCAGATAGGCCAGCCGTTCTTCTGCCGGGGTACGGTGATCTTGCGTACCCGCGACATCCTCAAAGCGGACCTCACTGGCATTCAATGGCACCGATGCGGCAAATCCACCTTCAAGCCGCTTCATCGCAAAATCGCTGATCTCAACCAGCACGGTGCCGTGCTCATCACAAATGGTCACGTCAAAGCGGGCAAACCCTTCCCCTGCATGACCTTCGGACAAACGCACCCAGGACATGACCTGCGCAGGCAGCGGGCCATGAACAACAAGACGGCCATAGGACACCGGCACCCAAAGGTGCTGCGCGCCATAGCCCGGCACCAGTGCCATCGCCCATCCCGTCGCCATATCCATCAGACCCGCATGCAGCAGATGACCAGCGGTCAAATCGCCACGGACATCTTCTGGCAGGGCTAGCGTTGCCAACCCTTCACCCTTGCCCAGCCTGGTTTCACGCAGCACATGCCAGCGCCGCCCAAATTTCAGATGCGCCTCTTGCGGTGAGCGAAGCCTGTCTTGTTCAGACGCGGTTTCCACACGCAAACATCGTGACGATATCGATTTAATATCAATATCTTGCGGATTATTATTCACCAAGCGCGTTAACATCGCCTGTGCATGCAATTGCCAACCGGCCTTACCATTCAGCACGCAATCACTGCGCAGTTCAGCCGCAAAGCCATCCCGCTCTTGGCGCAGCGTGACTTGTATCTGCCGCGGCGCGCCCTGGTTCACGGGCAACGCACGCAGGAAGTACAGATCGCGGATCTCAAAACCACCGCTCATCCCCTGGGCCTGCTCCGCCTCAGCCAGCAGTTCAACATAGCCGGTTCCCGGCATCACGGCTTGACCCTCTGCGGTCCGGTGTTGATCCAGCAGCCAATCGGCGTCTGACAACGTGGCGGTAAGGACCATCTCACCACTCGCTCCCGCCCCGACGGTATCCAGCAAAGCCGCATCAACCTGTCTTGCAGGCAATATATGGCTGGCCGCACAACCGGTCGCATGCGCCGCCATGCCAACGTCCGCCCAAACACCCCAGTTAATGGCATGGACCCGGGTCGCAGCACCCCGGCGTGCATTGGCAAAAGCGTTGAGCCATGCGTTTGCGGCAACATAATCGACCTGCCCCGCCCCCCGCGTTGCCGTGCTGGTCGATGAAAAGAGCACCATCCATTCGAGCGTGCCATCGGGCAGCAATTGGTCCAGCACCCGCAGCCCCTGCACCTTGGGTGACAAAACCGCCTCAATCTCTGCATCACGTTTTGCCAAGATCGGACCATCATCAAGTGTGCCGGCGGCATGGATCACCCCGGTCAGCCCACCATGACGCGCCATCAGATCGTCGGTGACCTGACGCATCTGAGCTAGGTTCGCCACATCCGCTGCTGCCACCTCGATCCTGCCACCCCTTGCCTCAGCAAGCGCTTCGAGGCGCATCACAGCGCGGATGCGCCCGGCGGTGGTATCAGCGACACCATGGCTGTCCACAAACCCCTCCCAAGCCTCGCGCGGCGGCAAGGGTTCACGCGTCAACAGCACCACAGTTGCCGCGTAATTTTCCAAGATATCACAGGCCAGCGTCTGGCCGATGCCGCCAAACCCACCGGTGATCAAA
Protein-coding sequences here:
- a CDS encoding MupA/Atu3671 family FMN-dependent luciferase-like monooxygenase, giving the protein MTARFPPAAFSAILMGDASLTIACGDLVLAAGHILHAVVTQDAAVRRWAEGQSVPVHKRADDLLDAAVQVDWLLSVANLRLISDAVLALPVKGAVNFHDGPLPRYAGLNTPAWAIINGETSHGVSWHLIEGGVDQGDLLAQVGVDIAPDETAFSLNAKCYAAGLESFATVLQHLESGAPDRTPQDLGLRSYFAKDQRPEGILDFTRDAEALSALVRGLDFGTYWNPLTTAKLVLGDAILRIGALEVSDQDAAAPGAVITVLADQITIGTATKPVVLRGLTDLAGGAVDPRAIAEVGDVLDRPKAAPLITKEEEHWQSALQQMEPLPVPLAKPSHRAPDLQERAMICPSDLSVTDQVVAVALVALRGAGMTKGDLRVALDQPDRRLANWVPLNVDATDVTSVAECTTRIAPQAARAQTTAGFACDLPLRDPRIETGQRPDIAVAFTEDAVSDACVTVSLTGGVAKLIYDANRLSDQAIDVLAARFQSAFAAVSTAEPCGSVWALPPAENHQLVQGWNATQKDYEPTTIHAAFEAQVARTPDAEALVFEAEVLSYAALNTRANQLAHVLRDMGAKPGQPIGLYTVRGVDLMIGALGILKAGGAYVPLDPAYPADRIAHYISDSAAPIIVTQSDLADQLPDHQAKVLKLDQDPRLGAADVDNPAPYASPDDMAYLIYTSGSTGVPKGVMVSHRNVANFFAGMDDRIDYVAGAAWLAVTSLSFDISVLELFWTLGRGFKLVLAGDAARTAVSNGPISTSERKIDFNLFYWGNDDGVGPKKYELLLEGAKFADAHGFNAVWTPERHFHAFGGPYPNPSVTGAAVAAVTQNLDVRAGSCVAPLHHPARIAEEWAVIDNLTNGRVGLAIASGWQPDDFVLRPQNTPPDNKPAMFAAIDQLRALWRGDAVAFPTKDGTPFAVVTQPRPVSKDLPIWVTTAGNPQTWKEAGEIGANVLTHLLGQSVDEVAEKIRIYHDALRGAGHDPAHHKVTVMLHTYLADTRARAEEVAREPMKEYLRSAAGLIKQYAWAFPAFKKPAGVTNPFEVDLGTLSEAEMDAILEFAFQRYFNDSGMFGTVADGVARAQQLKRIGVDEIACLIDYGIATDTVMAGLKPLAKVLAQSNQAAVLADDDFSLAAQIVRHGVSHLQCTPSMAQMLVTNDEAQNALARVKHLMVGGEALPGSLVHALRDCTGATIQNMYGPTETTIWSTTQMLDAVPGDIAAIGTPIANTQVFILDEKMRPQPIGTQGELWIGGDGVAQGYWRRDAMTKERFFRNPFGAGTLYRTGDIAAWDANGVLQFHGRADAQIKIRGHRIELGEIEARLSEIEGVTQAVVIARAAPGGAQLVGYVTAETHLNSDATRVQLAQVLPDIMVPSAIVTLDAMPLTPNRKIDRKALPAPETRKPAGLVAAPTPASGTQAKIAAVWSAILGVSDIGGADSFFALGGHSLLAVQAHRDIKAALGAASLSITDIFRFPTLEGLAVHIDQTKGSSAEPVIVAPDPAKSDTMAKRRLMRASRRKAGA
- a CDS encoding glycosyltransferase family 2 protein, coding for MSDATPIRLLVIVLNYRTAQMTLRAAKAALADMPDRGAEMIIIDNASHDGSAEVLQSAITDRGWDAGGRVRLILSDHNGGFGAGNNLGLHAGMSDGSTPDFFYILNSDAFTDRGCIGALLAHLNAHPKAGIAGSHVRGDDDVAHCTAFRFPSIAGEFEGAARTGFISKMLHRAVVAPPLPQTATRVDWVAGASMLLRAEMLADIGTFDETFFLYFEETDLCKRAARADWECWYVPQACVVHIGSVSTGMKEWQRMPRYWFASRRHYFVKNHGRVYAALAWAARLAGGMIHQLRCAISGRKPQDPPHFQRDLLRHGLGVGPAETVGTTTRHETKDRP